Proteins from a single region of Solidesulfovibrio fructosivorans JJ]:
- a CDS encoding glycosyl transferase family protein produces MTTFELIMPYALLGLQLLLIGLGVIFLLSGFDELFIDIVYMLRQAYRYLIIRRKHPRLTEEQLLAPPEKPVAIMIPCWDESAVIRRMLDNTIRTLNYSNYQIFVGTYPNDPKTQREVDLAREAYGNVNRIVCPKDGPTNKADCLNWVYAGIKHYEKEHGTTFEIFVMNDSEDLVHPLYLKLFNYLIPRKDMIQLPVFPLIPKWWRFTPGHYADEFAENHARDMLVREILSKSVPSAGVGSGYSRRALEMLAEANNNQLFNIDSLTEDYDFGLRMHKFGLRQVFVRQVLHRRVSRKSRFTGKPRAVTKPEFIVIREYFPRTFRAAVRQKSRWIMGIALQGWASLGWQGGFWTRYMLYRDRKALLTNQISMLANCIVPVVAALWLYQLLFPDAYHYPPIVEAGTWPWYLLLANIFFFFWRAGMRMLYVWRVYGFWQGLLSVPRLIWGNTINFVATMRALRLYARFLATGKTIAWDKTDHVYPSEAELVSYRRRLGDLLLDRRFVTVAQLDAALARQKETGQPLGQVLLDMGLTSQHELVQVLGQQFRLEPREIDPYLVPLDAIAALPREVAVANGVFPLEILPSGSLAVAVESPPSPQALMDMEKAAGRSIELFLAAKSDLAFAIRRGFERLDESTTPEEHSVGKFLKDRQMVTEEQFEDAARKRRACYTRLGDILVRGQVLDYARLQEAEARFRSRAQSTGRFGDFLVGQGYITTDQLAQALREQETSCPPLREVLCQLGYATPDMLADAAREMDAASPAPVTK; encoded by the coding sequence ATGACCACCTTCGAACTCATCATGCCCTACGCCCTGCTCGGGCTCCAGCTGTTGCTGATCGGACTTGGCGTCATTTTCCTGCTCAGCGGCTTCGACGAACTTTTCATCGATATCGTCTACATGCTGCGCCAAGCTTACCGGTACCTGATCATCCGGCGCAAACACCCGCGCCTGACCGAAGAGCAGCTGCTCGCCCCGCCGGAAAAGCCCGTGGCCATCATGATCCCCTGTTGGGACGAATCGGCCGTCATCCGGCGCATGCTCGACAACACCATCCGCACCCTCAACTATTCCAATTACCAGATTTTCGTCGGCACCTACCCCAACGACCCCAAGACCCAACGGGAAGTGGACCTGGCCCGGGAGGCGTACGGCAACGTCAACCGCATCGTGTGCCCCAAAGACGGCCCCACCAACAAGGCCGACTGCCTCAACTGGGTCTACGCCGGCATCAAGCACTACGAAAAGGAACACGGGACCACCTTCGAAATCTTCGTGATGAACGATTCCGAGGATCTGGTCCATCCCCTGTATTTGAAGCTCTTCAACTACCTCATTCCCCGCAAGGACATGATCCAGCTGCCGGTCTTCCCGCTCATCCCCAAGTGGTGGCGCTTCACGCCCGGCCATTACGCCGACGAATTCGCCGAAAACCACGCCCGGGACATGCTGGTGCGGGAAATCCTGAGCAAGTCCGTGCCCTCGGCCGGGGTGGGCAGCGGCTACAGCCGCCGGGCCCTGGAGATGCTGGCCGAGGCCAACAACAACCAGCTTTTCAACATCGATTCCCTGACCGAGGACTACGATTTCGGCCTGCGCATGCACAAATTCGGCCTGCGCCAGGTGTTCGTACGCCAGGTGCTGCACCGCCGGGTCAGCCGCAAGAGCCGTTTTACCGGCAAGCCCCGCGCCGTGACCAAGCCGGAATTCATCGTCATCCGCGAATACTTTCCCCGCACCTTCCGGGCGGCGGTGCGCCAGAAATCCCGCTGGATCATGGGCATCGCCCTGCAAGGCTGGGCCAGCCTCGGCTGGCAGGGGGGCTTCTGGACGCGCTACATGCTCTACCGCGACCGCAAGGCCCTTCTCACCAACCAGATCAGCATGCTGGCCAACTGCATCGTCCCGGTGGTCGCGGCGCTTTGGCTCTACCAGCTCCTTTTCCCCGACGCCTACCATTATCCGCCCATCGTCGAGGCCGGGACCTGGCCCTGGTATCTGCTTCTGGCCAACATCTTCTTCTTTTTCTGGCGCGCGGGCATGCGCATGCTCTACGTCTGGCGCGTCTACGGCTTCTGGCAGGGGCTGCTCTCCGTCCCCCGGCTCATCTGGGGCAACACCATCAACTTCGTGGCCACCATGCGGGCGCTGAGGCTCTATGCCCGCTTCCTCGCCACCGGGAAAACCATCGCCTGGGACAAGACCGACCATGTCTATCCTTCGGAAGCGGAACTGGTGAGCTACCGCCGCCGCCTGGGCGACCTGCTGCTGGACCGGCGCTTCGTCACCGTGGCCCAACTCGACGCCGCCCTGGCACGCCAGAAGGAGACCGGCCAACCCCTCGGGCAGGTGCTTTTGGACATGGGACTGACCAGCCAGCACGAACTGGTCCAGGTATTGGGGCAGCAATTCCGTCTGGAACCCCGGGAAATCGATCCCTATCTGGTGCCCCTGGACGCCATCGCCGCCCTGCCGCGCGAAGTGGCCGTGGCCAACGGCGTCTTTCCCCTGGAAATCCTGCCGAGCGGCTCACTGGCCGTGGCCGTGGAGAGCCCGCCCTCACCCCAGGCCCTCATGGACATGGAAAAGGCCGCCGGCCGGTCCATCGAGCTCTTTTTGGCCGCCAAAAGCGATCTGGCCTTCGCCATCCGGCGGGGCTTCGAGCGGCTGGACGAAAGCACCACGCCGGAGGAACACTCCGTCGGGAAATTTCTCAAGGACCGCCAGATGGTGACCGAGGAGCAATTCGAAGACGCCGCCCGCAAGCGCCGCGCCTGCTACACGCGCCTCGGCGACATCCTGGTGCGCGGGCAGGTCCTCGACTATGCGCGGCTCCAGGAAGCCGAGGCGCGCTTCCGTTCCCGCGCCCAGTCCACGGGCCGCTTCGGCGATTTCCTGGTCGGCCAGGGCTACATCACCACCGACCAACTGGCCCAGGCCCTGCGCGAACAGGAAACCTCCTGTCCGCCACTGCGCGAGGTGCTGTGTCAGCTCGGCTACGCCACACCGGACATGTTGGCGGACGCCGCCCGGGAGATGGATGCGGCGTCGCCCGCCCCTGTCACAAAATAA
- the wecB gene encoding non-hydrolyzing UDP-N-acetylglucosamine 2-epimerase, giving the protein MSEKYHVAVIVGTRPEGIKMAPVIHALATRGDTLRRSIVSTGQHREMLAQALSLFSIEPDVDLALMTPDQSLSGLTQAAIGGLTECLSRLRPDMLLVQGDTTTVFAASLAAFYGGIPVGHVEAGLRSHDMANPFPEEANRRLTSVLAGLHFAPTPLAREELLREGHDLARIIVTGNTVVDALLGLSETLGPGRCPLLRELAPQAGRFVLVTSHRRESWGEALRHICAAVADLARAFPDVAFVYPVHRNPHVREVAFPTLGGLPNVLLTDPLDYRSFVPLMRDATLILTDSGGVQEEAPTFRTPVLVLRQVTERPEASRLGLAKLVGTDRATIVAEATRLLTDETAREAMRRGPNPYGDGRAADRIAEAICRFAAGDRPVLPTDQQFQDQEGPQP; this is encoded by the coding sequence ATGTCCGAAAAATACCATGTCGCCGTCATCGTCGGCACGCGGCCGGAAGGCATCAAAATGGCCCCGGTGATACACGCCCTGGCCACGCGTGGCGACACCTTGCGCCGCAGCATCGTCTCCACCGGACAGCACCGGGAAATGCTGGCCCAGGCCCTTTCGCTTTTTTCCATCGAGCCCGATGTGGACCTGGCCCTCATGACGCCGGACCAGAGCCTGTCCGGCCTGACCCAGGCCGCCATCGGCGGACTAACGGAATGCCTCTCCCGGCTGCGACCGGACATGCTGCTGGTCCAGGGCGACACCACCACCGTGTTCGCCGCCTCGTTGGCCGCCTTTTATGGCGGCATCCCGGTGGGGCACGTGGAGGCCGGGCTTCGCAGCCACGACATGGCCAATCCCTTTCCGGAAGAGGCCAACAGACGCCTGACCAGCGTATTGGCGGGGCTCCACTTCGCTCCCACCCCCCTGGCCAGGGAGGAACTGCTGCGGGAGGGACACGACCTGGCGCGCATCATCGTCACCGGCAACACCGTGGTCGACGCCCTGCTCGGGCTATCCGAAACCCTGGGGCCGGGGCGCTGCCCGCTGCTGCGGGAACTCGCGCCCCAAGCCGGCCGGTTCGTGCTGGTCACCTCCCACCGCCGCGAAAGCTGGGGCGAGGCGTTGCGCCACATCTGCGCCGCCGTGGCCGACCTGGCCCGGGCCTTTCCCGACGTGGCCTTCGTCTACCCGGTGCACCGCAACCCCCATGTGCGCGAGGTGGCCTTCCCCACCCTCGGCGGGCTCCCGAACGTGCTCCTGACCGATCCGCTCGATTACCGGTCCTTTGTGCCGCTCATGCGCGACGCGACCCTCATCCTGACCGATTCCGGCGGCGTGCAGGAGGAGGCCCCGACCTTTCGCACCCCAGTGCTGGTCTTGCGTCAGGTCACCGAACGGCCCGAGGCCTCGCGCCTGGGGCTGGCCAAACTGGTCGGCACGGACCGGGCGACCATCGTGGCCGAGGCGACGCGGCTGTTGACCGATGAAACGGCCCGTGAAGCCATGCGGCGCGGCCCCAATCCCTACGGCGACGGCAGGGCCGCCGACCGCATCGCCGAAGCGATCTGCCGCTTCGCCGCCGGCGACCGGCCCGTGCTTCCGACCGACCAACAGTTCCAAGACCAGGAGGGCCCGCAGCCATGA
- a CDS encoding aldehyde ferredoxin oxidoreductase C-terminal domain-containing protein: MHPEILHIDLTAATSRRVPCDASGLVGGRGMAGLLLDESALDAAVCFAPGRLAGFDLPGAGHVSLAFFSPRTGGAAVATLGGSLGHALARAGLAGVVLTGGSARPVGLAIRDDAVRFVDAAGLAGRTTTEIFDSLLGEYDAAAVTGPAALAGSPLATVAADRWHDAGGTGGGAALAAKNVVFLAASGTAEIRPADAAGLAVARAAMERLIAAAPALAGPCGFGRFGTAALVDLTAGRRMQPTDNFRRTFFPEAPAVNAPRLEALFQGHGETCPGCPVGCRRVDARGRLLPDVDALSHFTALLGLADPDLAVFARQYCLEQGLDAAGCAVVLAAEAERTGEAATPEGVRRGVASLAAMDAVGRALVAAPALRVRGVELPAFDPRGAYGLALSLAVGASGPDPWRAGCLAHELLRKPVATDRFTFEGKARAVFLGEAAVAAVACLAGCPWLGLAISLEEWALALAAVTGEPVAAGDLAALGQTVVARERARNVRCGLTAADDDLPERFFVEPGSGGDGIDVPPLDRAAFLAARAKYYRLCGLSAEGLPLAAPREAPWTR; this comes from the coding sequence TTGCATCCGGAAATCCTCCATATTGACCTGACCGCCGCGACGTCGCGCCGCGTTCCTTGCGACGCGTCCGGCCTTGTCGGCGGCAGGGGGATGGCCGGACTGCTTTTGGACGAAAGCGCGCTCGATGCCGCCGTCTGTTTTGCGCCGGGCCGGCTGGCCGGGTTCGATCTGCCCGGGGCCGGACACGTTTCCCTGGCTTTTTTCTCCCCACGCACCGGCGGGGCGGCTGTCGCGACCCTTGGCGGCTCCCTGGGCCATGCCCTGGCCCGGGCGGGTCTTGCCGGCGTGGTCCTCACGGGCGGATCGGCCCGTCCGGTGGGGCTGGCCATCCGCGACGACGCTGTCCGCTTCGTCGACGCCGCCGGCTTGGCCGGCCGGACCACCACGGAAATTTTCGACAGCCTGCTTGGGGAATACGACGCGGCGGCGGTGACCGGCCCGGCGGCGCTTGCCGGCTCGCCCCTGGCCACGGTGGCGGCCGACCGCTGGCACGATGCCGGCGGCACGGGGGGCGGAGCGGCTCTGGCCGCGAAAAACGTCGTCTTTCTGGCCGCTTCCGGTACGGCCGAGATCCGTCCGGCCGACGCGGCCGGTCTGGCCGTGGCCCGCGCCGCCATGGAGCGCCTTATCGCCGCCGCCCCGGCGCTGGCCGGTCCGTGCGGCTTCGGCCGGTTCGGCACCGCCGCCCTGGTCGATCTGACCGCCGGGCGGCGCATGCAGCCGACGGACAATTTCCGGCGCACCTTTTTCCCCGAAGCCCCGGCCGTCAACGCGCCGCGCCTGGAGGCGCTTTTCCAGGGACACGGCGAAACCTGTCCGGGCTGTCCGGTCGGTTGCCGCCGGGTGGACGCTCGCGGCCGGCTTTTGCCCGATGTGGACGCGCTGTCCCATTTCACGGCCCTGCTCGGGCTGGCCGATCCGGATCTGGCGGTTTTCGCCCGGCAATACTGCCTGGAGCAGGGCCTCGACGCGGCGGGCTGCGCGGTGGTCCTGGCCGCCGAGGCCGAACGGACCGGGGAGGCCGCGACGCCCGAAGGCGTGCGCCGGGGGGTCGCTTCGCTTGCGGCCATGGACGCGGTCGGCCGGGCGCTCGTTGCCGCGCCGGCCCTGCGGGTGAGGGGCGTGGAGCTGCCCGCCTTCGATCCGCGCGGGGCCTATGGTCTGGCCCTGTCCCTGGCTGTCGGCGCTTCCGGTCCCGATCCCTGGCGGGCCGGCTGTCTGGCCCATGAACTGTTGCGCAAGCCCGTGGCCACGGACCGCTTCACCTTCGAAGGCAAGGCCCGGGCCGTCTTTCTGGGCGAGGCCGCCGTGGCCGCCGTCGCCTGTCTGGCCGGCTGTCCCTGGCTGGGGCTGGCCATAAGCCTGGAGGAATGGGCGCTGGCCCTGGCCGCCGTCACGGGCGAACCGGTCGCGGCCGGCGATCTGGCCGCTCTGGGCCAAACGGTCGTGGCCCGGGAGCGTGCCCGAAACGTCCGGTGCGGCCTGACCGCCGCCGATGACGACCTGCCGGAGCGTTTTTTCGTCGAACCCGGCTCGGGCGGGGACGGCATCGACGTGCCGCCGCTCGATCGCGCCGCCTTTCTGGCCGCCCGGGCGAAATATTACCGCTTGTGCGGCCTGTCCGCCGAGGGACTGCCGCTGGCGGCTCCCAGGGAAGCGCCATGGACGCGCTGA
- a CDS encoding class II aldolase/adducin family protein, whose protein sequence is MDALTSLFADRLARAGLCAPGAAAIVCCDDAVTFSRDDAPQNAMLAAAATRLGAACLMLVPPAEPYRAILEFLAAREAPAIRPRDCETRTFFHDIPVIERPDAALVAEALSRRKGAYLPGHGILAHGALSPEQAFITVSSVAFAGFVKFFSDYLTARRAGVRDAGADRAFETAVAHLPPPPERVPPLMPGPFADREAALAAMAQAGRATVDLGLVDSVFGNISYNLRGTLAISQTGSALDALEGAIDLCPLDGSSCAGLTASSELSAHAALAEKDGRKAILHGHPKFAVIMSMDCDEPHCRNRDACHVACDKSRFLDDIPIVPGEVGCGPRGLVHTMPPALVGRRGVVVLGHGVFTMGRDDFSKALVALCAIETSCRARYFETLARYKA, encoded by the coding sequence ATGGACGCGCTGACAAGCCTTTTCGCCGACCGGCTGGCCCGGGCCGGCCTGTGCGCGCCCGGCGCGGCGGCCATTGTCTGCTGCGACGACGCCGTGACCTTTTCCCGCGACGACGCGCCGCAAAACGCGATGCTGGCCGCAGCCGCGACCCGCCTCGGCGCGGCCTGCCTCATGCTCGTGCCCCCGGCCGAGCCCTACCGCGCCATCCTGGAATTCCTGGCCGCCCGCGAGGCCCCGGCCATCCGCCCCCGCGACTGCGAGACGCGCACCTTCTTCCACGATATCCCGGTCATCGAACGCCCGGACGCGGCGCTGGTCGCCGAGGCCCTGTCCCGGCGCAAGGGGGCCTACCTGCCCGGCCACGGCATCCTGGCCCACGGCGCGCTGTCGCCCGAGCAGGCCTTCATCACCGTGTCCTCGGTGGCCTTTGCCGGATTCGTGAAGTTTTTTTCCGATTATCTCACCGCCCGCCGCGCCGGCGTTCGCGATGCCGGGGCGGATCGCGCCTTCGAGACCGCCGTGGCCCACCTGCCGCCGCCGCCCGAACGCGTGCCGCCGCTTATGCCCGGCCCGTTCGCCGACCGCGAGGCCGCCCTGGCCGCCATGGCCCAGGCCGGACGCGCCACCGTGGACCTGGGGCTGGTCGATTCGGTCTTCGGCAACATCTCCTACAACCTGCGCGGCACGCTGGCCATCAGCCAGACCGGCAGCGCCCTGGACGCCCTCGAAGGGGCCATCGACCTGTGCCCCCTCGACGGTTCGTCCTGCGCCGGGCTCACCGCCTCGAGCGAACTCTCGGCCCACGCCGCCCTGGCTGAAAAAGACGGCCGCAAGGCCATCCTGCACGGCCATCCCAAATTCGCCGTCATCATGTCCATGGACTGCGACGAGCCCCATTGCCGCAACCGCGACGCCTGCCACGTCGCCTGCGACAAATCCCGCTTTCTGGACGACATTCCCATCGTGCCGGGCGAGGTCGGCTGCGGCCCCCGGGGCCTCGTCCACACCATGCCCCCGGCGCTTGTCGGCCGGCGCGGCGTGGTCGTTCTCGGCCACGGCGTCTTCACCATGGGCCGCGACGACTTTAGTAAAGCCCTCGTTGCCCTGTGCGCCATCGAAACATCCTGCCGCGCCCGCTATTTCGAAACGCTTGCGCGCTACAAAGCCTGA
- a CDS encoding glycosyltransferase family 2 protein, translating to MHEPHNSSPLTVSIVIPVYNEMQTLPVVLAKVLARPETWEVVLVDDASTDGSRQYLQGLDGSDRIRVLFHEKNQGKAAALRTGFAAAAGDVVLIQDADLEYDPEDYPVLLEPIFSGKADVVFGSRFLGGPHRVLYFWHSVANRLLTLFSNMLNDINLSDMEVCYKVFRREILQKIHIQSDRFGVEPELTAKVAKLRARIYEVPVSYYGRTYEEGKKIGWRDGIAAFWWIIRFGLLHRG from the coding sequence ATGCACGAGCCGCACAACTCTTCCCCTCTGACCGTCAGCATCGTCATCCCGGTCTACAACGAGATGCAGACGCTCCCCGTCGTGCTGGCCAAGGTGCTGGCCCGGCCGGAAACCTGGGAAGTGGTCCTTGTGGACGACGCTTCCACCGATGGCAGCCGCCAGTACCTGCAAGGGCTTGACGGCTCGGACCGCATCCGCGTGCTGTTCCACGAGAAAAACCAGGGCAAGGCGGCCGCCCTGCGCACCGGATTCGCCGCCGCCGCCGGCGACGTGGTGCTCATCCAGGACGCGGACCTCGAATACGACCCCGAAGACTACCCCGTGCTGCTCGAACCCATCTTTTCCGGCAAAGCCGACGTCGTCTTCGGCTCCCGCTTCCTTGGTGGCCCCCACCGCGTGCTCTATTTCTGGCACTCCGTGGCCAACAGGCTGCTGACGCTTTTTTCCAACATGTTAAACGACATCAACCTCTCGGACATGGAAGTCTGCTACAAGGTCTTCCGCCGAGAGATCCTCCAGAAAATCCACATCCAAAGCGACCGCTTCGGCGTCGAACCGGAGCTCACCGCCAAAGTGGCCAAGCTCCGGGCCCGCATCTACGAAGTGCCCGTCTCCTACTACGGCCGCACCTACGAGGAAGGCAAAAAAATCGGCTGGCGCGACGGCATCGCCGCCTTCTGGTGGATCATCCGCTTCGGGCTGCTCCATCGCGGCTAG
- a CDS encoding methylated-DNA--[protein]-cysteine S-methyltransferase: protein MRTAVRHDTTLGPMLLVAEDDMLLGAWFLGQKHFPATAPTPGAEPPGDVCLRAAAQIDAYLAGRSMDFAIPLAPRGTPFQKAVWQALRAIPYGETTTYGELARRLGRPSGARAVGAAVGRNPLSILIPCHRVIGANGALTGYAGGLDRKKALLALEKATRRT from the coding sequence GTGCGAACCGCTGTCCGTCACGACACCACACTCGGACCCATGCTGCTCGTGGCCGAGGACGATATGCTGCTCGGAGCCTGGTTTTTGGGGCAAAAGCATTTTCCGGCCACAGCGCCGACGCCGGGAGCCGAACCGCCGGGGGACGTATGCCTTCGGGCGGCGGCGCAGATCGACGCCTATCTGGCCGGCCGAAGCATGGACTTCGCCATCCCGCTTGCCCCCAGGGGCACGCCGTTCCAGAAGGCCGTCTGGCAGGCGCTTCGCGCCATCCCTTACGGCGAGACGACCACCTACGGGGAGCTGGCCCGGCGGCTCGGCCGGCCAAGCGGCGCGCGGGCCGTGGGCGCGGCCGTGGGGCGAAATCCCCTTTCGATCCTCATTCCCTGCCACCGCGTCATCGGCGCAAACGGCGCACTCACCGGCTACGCCGGCGGGCTCGATCGGAAAAAGGCGCTGCTGGCGCTGGAAAAGGCGACCCGGCGGACGTGA
- a CDS encoding DNA-3-methyladenine glycosylase 2 family protein translates to MSLDAASCYRAYQARDARFDGRFFVGVTSTGIYCRPVCTARLPKPKHCRFFPSAAAAEAAGFRPCLLCRPESAPGLSTVRSGQRLVEAAVRLMGEGCLEDGGIEGLCARLGVTARHLRRVFKSRFGISPVAFAQTQRLLLAKKLLTETSLPVTDVAFASGFSSLRRFNALFASRYRMPPTRLRASAAGESPATDAPGLELGYRPPYDLAGLLAFLGARAVDGVEAVEGGIYRRTVRLSRHGADHAGWIAVGQAAGKNALRVTVSAGLMPVLPPVLARVSHLFDLDCDPWAIADGLAGLAAGHEGVRLPGAMDGFEVAVRAILGQQVTVAAARTLARRFAAAFGEPLDTPFRALTTVFPAPERVAALSLDAIASLGVIAGRARAILALARAVRDGELVLSPAAAPETSLEALRALPGIGEWTAQYIAMRALGWPDAFPHTDHGVKKALGEADAKRALQRAEVWRPWRAYAVMHLWRTL, encoded by the coding sequence ATGTCGCTTGATGCCGCCAGTTGTTACCGTGCCTACCAGGCCAGGGACGCCCGATTCGACGGCCGCTTCTTCGTGGGCGTGACCTCGACGGGGATCTATTGCCGGCCTGTTTGCACGGCCAGGCTGCCCAAACCGAAGCATTGTCGTTTTTTCCCCAGCGCGGCGGCGGCCGAGGCGGCGGGTTTTCGGCCGTGCCTGCTCTGCCGGCCGGAGAGCGCGCCGGGGCTGTCCACGGTCCGGTCCGGGCAGCGGCTGGTCGAGGCGGCGGTGCGGCTTATGGGCGAAGGGTGTCTGGAGGATGGCGGCATCGAAGGGTTGTGCGCCAGGCTTGGCGTGACGGCCCGGCATTTGCGCCGCGTCTTCAAAAGCCGCTTCGGGATTTCGCCCGTGGCCTTCGCCCAGACGCAACGGCTGCTTTTGGCCAAAAAGCTGCTGACGGAGACGTCGCTGCCGGTGACGGACGTGGCCTTTGCCAGCGGTTTTTCCAGCCTGCGGCGCTTCAACGCGCTTTTTGCCAGTCGCTACCGCATGCCGCCCACGCGCTTGCGCGCCAGCGCCGCAGGCGAGTCCCCGGCCACGGATGCGCCGGGCCTGGAGCTCGGCTATCGTCCGCCCTACGATCTGGCGGGCCTGCTCGCTTTTCTGGGCGCGCGGGCCGTTGACGGCGTCGAAGCGGTGGAGGGCGGCATCTACCGCCGCACGGTGCGGCTCTCGCGCCACGGCGCGGACCATGCGGGATGGATCGCCGTGGGCCAGGCGGCGGGGAAAAACGCCTTGCGGGTCACGGTGTCGGCCGGGCTCATGCCGGTTCTGCCGCCGGTCCTGGCCCGGGTGTCCCATCTTTTCGACCTGGATTGCGATCCTTGGGCCATTGCCGACGGGCTTGCGGGCCTTGCCGCCGGGCATGAGGGCGTGCGCCTGCCCGGGGCCATGGACGGCTTCGAAGTGGCGGTGCGGGCCATTCTCGGCCAGCAGGTGACGGTGGCCGCCGCCCGCACCCTGGCCCGCCGGTTCGCGGCGGCTTTCGGCGAACCGTTGGACACGCCTTTTCGGGCGTTGACCACGGTATTTCCGGCCCCGGAGCGCGTGGCGGCGTTGTCTCTGGACGCCATCGCCTCGCTCGGCGTGATCGCCGGGCGGGCCCGGGCGATTCTCGCGCTGGCCCGGGCCGTGCGCGACGGGGAACTCGTCCTGTCGCCAGCGGCGGCCCCGGAAACAAGCCTCGAGGCGTTGCGGGCGTTGCCCGGCATCGGGGAATGGACGGCCCAGTACATCGCCATGCGGGCGCTGGGCTGGCCGGACGCCTTTCCCCACACGGACCATGGCGTGAAAAAGGCCCTCGGCGAGGCCGATGCCAAACGCGCGCTGCAACGGGCCGAGGTTTGGCGGCCATGGCGGGCCTATGCCGTCATGCACCTGTGGCGCACATTATAA